A genomic stretch from Petrimonas mucosa includes:
- a CDS encoding transketolase family protein — translation MNDNALMKKAADNIRILSAAMVEKAKSGHPGGPMGGADFINVLYSEFLEYDPDNPSWEGRDRFFLDAGHMSPMFYSVLSLAGKFSIDEIKAFRQWGSPTPGHPERDVERGIENTSGPLGQGHAYGAGAAVAAKFLKARLGDVIDHTIYAYITDGGIQEEISQGVGRIAGHLGLDNLIMFYDSNNIQLSTTTNAVTSEDVAKKYEAWNWKVITIDGNNVDEIRRALNEAKAEKERPTLIIGNTVMGRGAVKADLTSFEHQISTHGQPLSAAGADFAQTVKNLGGDPEDPFVIFPEVAELYAKRREELKAIVAAKKAKHDEWAKNNPELAEKKRKWFARELPEIDWASIVQKPDNATRAASAAVLSVLAQKVENMIVASADLSNSDKTDGFLKHTKAFVKNDFSGAFFQAGVAEFTLAAMCIGMSLHGGVIPACGTFFAFSDYMKPAIRVAALMGTPVIFIWTHDAFRVGEDGPTHQPVEQEAQIRLLEKLQNHHGKNSMLVLRPADVHETTVAWKMAMENGDTPTGLILSRQNIKDLPATGSRYEAALQSEKGAYVVQDEENYDVILLASGSEVSTLVEGAELLKADGIKSRIVSVPSEGLFRSQSVEYQESVLPKGKPKFGLTAGLPVTLEGLVGADGKVWGLNSFGYSAPYKVLDEKLGYTGKNVYEQVKKLC, via the coding sequence ATGAATGATAATGCACTAATGAAGAAAGCGGCCGATAATATCCGTATATTGTCGGCAGCTATGGTAGAAAAAGCAAAATCGGGACATCCTGGAGGCCCCATGGGTGGTGCCGATTTTATCAACGTTCTTTACAGCGAATTTCTGGAGTATGATCCCGATAATCCCAGCTGGGAAGGACGTGACCGTTTCTTTCTCGATGCGGGACACATGTCGCCTATGTTCTATTCGGTCTTGAGCCTGGCAGGCAAGTTCTCGATTGATGAGATCAAGGCATTCCGTCAATGGGGCAGCCCCACACCGGGTCACCCGGAACGGGATGTTGAACGTGGAATAGAAAACACCTCAGGCCCCCTCGGACAGGGACATGCCTATGGCGCCGGAGCCGCAGTGGCTGCTAAATTTCTGAAAGCACGCCTCGGCGATGTTATCGATCACACCATATACGCATATATCACGGATGGAGGTATCCAGGAAGAGATATCGCAGGGAGTGGGCCGGATTGCTGGTCACCTCGGACTGGATAATCTGATCATGTTCTACGACTCCAACAACATCCAGCTCTCCACTACTACCAATGCGGTAACCAGTGAAGATGTGGCCAAAAAGTATGAGGCGTGGAACTGGAAAGTGATCACCATCGATGGAAATAATGTGGATGAGATCCGGAGAGCACTGAACGAAGCCAAGGCAGAGAAGGAGCGTCCTACACTGATCATCGGAAATACCGTAATGGGACGTGGTGCCGTGAAGGCAGACTTGACATCGTTCGAACATCAGATCTCTACCCATGGCCAGCCCTTGAGCGCCGCAGGTGCAGATTTTGCACAAACCGTAAAGAATCTGGGAGGAGATCCGGAAGATCCGTTTGTTATCTTCCCCGAGGTTGCGGAACTGTATGCCAAACGAAGAGAAGAGCTCAAGGCTATCGTTGCCGCCAAGAAGGCAAAACATGATGAATGGGCTAAAAATAACCCGGAACTGGCCGAAAAGAAGCGGAAATGGTTTGCAAGGGAATTGCCTGAGATCGATTGGGCATCAATCGTACAGAAACCCGATAACGCTACACGTGCGGCATCGGCAGCCGTACTGAGTGTCCTGGCCCAGAAAGTAGAAAACATGATCGTTGCTTCGGCCGACCTGTCCAACTCCGATAAAACGGATGGATTCCTGAAACATACCAAGGCTTTCGTGAAGAACGACTTCTCCGGCGCCTTCTTCCAGGCTGGGGTAGCCGAGTTCACCCTGGCTGCCATGTGCATCGGGATGAGTCTGCATGGGGGAGTAATTCCTGCCTGCGGAACCTTCTTTGCTTTTTCAGACTACATGAAGCCGGCGATACGTGTAGCCGCCCTGATGGGAACACCTGTCATCTTCATCTGGACACACGACGCTTTCCGCGTCGGCGAGGATGGTCCTACGCATCAACCCGTTGAACAGGAAGCACAGATCCGACTGTTGGAGAAACTGCAGAACCACCACGGAAAAAATTCGATGCTTGTCCTGCGTCCCGCAGATGTGCATGAAACCACGGTTGCATGGAAGATGGCAATGGAGAACGGAGATACTCCTACCGGCCTGATCCTGTCGAGACAGAACATCAAGGATCTACCGGCGACAGGTTCGCGTTATGAGGCAGCTTTGCAGTCGGAAAAAGGAGCCTACGTGGTGCAGGATGAGGAGAACTACGACGTGATTCTGCTTGCATCCGGATCTGAAGTCTCCACGCTCGTGGAGGGGGCAGAACTGCTGAAAGCCGACGGTATCAAATCGCGGATCGTATCTGTACCGTCCGAAGGGTTGTTCCGCAGCCAATCTGTTGAATACCAGGAATCGGTTTTACCGAAGGGCAAGCCGAAATTCGGTCTGACAGCCGGACTTCCCGTAACTTTGGAAGGACTGGTAGGTGCCGACGGCAAGGTATGGGGATTGAACTCCTTCGGTTACTCGGCTCCCTATAAGGTGCTGGACGAAAAGCTTGGTTATACGGGCAAAAACGTATATGAGCAGGTAAAGAAATTGTGCTGA
- a CDS encoding RpiB/LacA/LacB family sugar-phosphate isomerase: MSLFDNTEKPIGLASDHAGYAAKQVVIRLLTEKGIPFKDFGAYSEESSDYADFAHPLAIAVENGECYPGIAICGSGNGINMAMNKHRNIRSALCWNREIATLARAHNDANVLALPGRMLTEQEIYEILVAFLNTPFEGGRHERRVNKIPC, encoded by the coding sequence ATGTCACTATTTGATAATACTGAGAAACCCATCGGATTGGCCTCCGATCATGCCGGTTATGCAGCCAAGCAGGTTGTAATAAGGTTGTTGACTGAAAAGGGAATTCCTTTCAAGGATTTTGGAGCCTATTCGGAGGAGAGTTCAGATTATGCCGATTTCGCCCACCCGCTGGCCATTGCTGTGGAGAATGGGGAGTGTTATCCCGGAATCGCTATCTGCGGATCGGGAAACGGTATAAATATGGCAATGAACAAACATCGTAATATCCGTTCTGCACTCTGCTGGAACAGAGAGATAGCCACGCTGGCCCGTGCCCATAACGATGCCAACGTGCTGGCCTTGCCCGGAAGAATGTTGACCGAGCAGGAGATTTACGAAATTTTGGTTGCTTTCCTCAATACACCTTTTGAAGGGGGAAGGCATGAGAGAAGAGTCAACAAGATCCCTTGCTGA
- a CDS encoding glycoside hydrolase family 25 protein has translation MAKRRRRGSNRRKRLKLSKKGQRVIRGTAFVLVLLFSTIIYRFFSSSSEEIIHSFDHPLFSKKYLVRGVDVSHHNSYINWSQLRKENITFVYLKSTEGTSHNDREYKKNYRLAREAGLRVGSYHFYTFGRDGQKQASHFIRHSTSESGDMIPAIDVEHSPFNRPCNDKESYSKMIRELRILENALFKHYGKRPVIYTNKECYRMYIKDNFRDNPLWICDLDNEPGSDYKNWVIWQFSHKGKIAGVEEIIDLNYYRHSFDDFKKMLLP, from the coding sequence ATGGCGAAAAGGAGAAGGAGAGGAAGCAACCGGAGAAAACGGCTGAAGTTGAGTAAAAAAGGACAACGGGTAATCAGGGGTACTGCCTTTGTTTTGGTTCTCCTTTTCTCCACCATCATTTATCGCTTTTTCAGCAGTTCATCGGAAGAGATCATCCACTCCTTCGACCATCCCCTATTTTCTAAAAAGTATCTAGTGCGCGGTGTGGATGTTTCGCACCACAACTCCTACATCAACTGGTCCCAGCTCCGGAAGGAGAACATCACATTTGTCTATCTCAAATCTACCGAAGGAACTAGCCATAATGACCGGGAGTATAAAAAGAATTACCGTCTGGCCCGGGAGGCCGGATTGAGGGTAGGCTCCTACCATTTTTACACCTTCGGCCGGGATGGCCAGAAACAGGCATCCCACTTTATAAGGCACTCCACATCGGAATCGGGAGATATGATTCCGGCCATTGACGTGGAACACTCCCCCTTCAACCGCCCCTGTAACGACAAGGAGTCTTACAGTAAAATGATAAGGGAGCTCAGGATCCTCGAAAATGCCCTCTTCAAGCATTATGGCAAACGTCCGGTAATCTATACCAACAAGGAGTGTTACCGGATGTATATCAAAGACAACTTCAGGGATAATCCGTTGTGGATTTGTGATCTGGACAATGAACCGGGAAGCGATTATAAGAACTGGGTAATCTGGCAATTTTCGCATAAAGGAAAAATTGCCGGTGTTGAAGAGATTATCGACCTCAATTATTACCGTCATTCCTTTGACGACTTTAAAAAAATGTTATTACCTTAG
- a CDS encoding S41 family peptidase: MIARKIKQLFIVSLLLAFNAGCDNMRFDNDPRSNFDALWKIIDENYCFFEYKQIDWDAVYRKYGARVKSDMGNYALFELMSEMLSELKDGHVNLIASHDMSRYWNWSEDYPSNFDADIQKKYLGRDYSIAGGMFYKILEDNVGYIYYGSFSNDVGDGNMSQILSQMSICKGIIIDVRNNGGGSLTNVERIASRFFNEKTLVGYISHKIGKGHNDFSDFYPKYINSHDKIRYQKPVMVLTNRSCYSATNDFVNAMKHAPNATIVGDKTGGGSGLPFSSELPNGWSVRFSASPMYDANKQHIEFGIDPDVQVSMTDSDKSKGKDTIIEKARELIQSQSASR; the protein is encoded by the coding sequence ATGATTGCCAGAAAAATAAAACAGCTGTTTATCGTATCCCTCCTTCTTGCCTTTAATGCGGGATGTGACAACATGCGTTTCGATAATGATCCGCGGAGTAACTTCGATGCGCTTTGGAAGATTATCGACGAAAACTACTGTTTTTTTGAGTATAAGCAGATCGACTGGGATGCGGTGTACCGGAAGTATGGCGCAAGGGTGAAAAGCGATATGGGAAATTACGCCCTTTTCGAGCTGATGAGCGAGATGCTTTCGGAGCTGAAAGATGGACATGTAAACCTGATAGCTTCGCACGACATGTCGCGCTACTGGAACTGGAGCGAGGATTACCCCTCCAATTTCGATGCGGATATTCAGAAAAAATACCTCGGACGCGACTACTCCATTGCAGGAGGAATGTTCTACAAAATCCTGGAAGACAATGTCGGTTACATCTATTACGGCAGCTTCTCCAATGATGTGGGTGATGGAAACATGTCGCAGATACTTAGCCAGATGTCGATCTGCAAGGGCATCATCATCGATGTGCGCAATAATGGAGGGGGAAGTTTGACGAACGTGGAGCGGATCGCTTCGCGATTTTTCAACGAGAAGACGCTGGTTGGGTACATCTCTCACAAGATCGGCAAGGGACATAACGACTTTTCCGATTTTTATCCCAAGTATATAAACAGCCACGACAAGATCAGGTATCAGAAACCGGTGATGGTGCTGACCAACAGAAGTTGTTACAGTGCCACCAATGATTTTGTAAACGCCATGAAACATGCCCCCAACGCTACGATTGTGGGCGATAAGACCGGCGGTGGAAGCGGGTTGCCTTTCTCGTCGGAATTACCCAATGGCTGGTCGGTCCGTTTTTCTGCATCTCCCATGTATGACGCCAACAAACAGCACATCGAGTTCGGCATCGACCCCGATGTGCAAGTATCCATGACCGACAGTGACAAATCTAAAGGGAAAGATACCATTATCGAAAAGGCGAGAGAGCTGATCCAGTCGCAATCTGCAAGCCGCTAA